From the Drosophila suzukii chromosome 2 unlocalized genomic scaffold, CBGP_Dsuzu_IsoJpt1.0 scf_2c, whole genome shotgun sequence genome, one window contains:
- the LOC139354325 gene encoding uncharacterized protein — MAYTKVLDPDDPNLDLFPPEPLLVRRRERQSAVKEFVGQRLGLHYHRRLRKNLKIVKPKPVYNVKKFNLIRYVFPEKALVPDGRVPVEEMEVLDATKVNTTLEYLDLKQQLAKSKRQKKKLARMQLLGLPCIEKEQLRAADPCLEVEEELDVDWVPTPEPPYNESESHHRQEGGCNRPTHSQAAGHTSTTGNSGFIGFHHVSAGQESVDRGRSTGGMESQPARWRGNMPAPKEREKTLTIHPRRKRDYATERVPSAIFSEVMQNSLLPLLEQPEPEKLRFANVRTKKRPYTEILEARHHHDHWAPTQVKNVHVQYQPKTVLPEVTKVANKVREPVVKFEKANPPSTKYVDKDLTMPSYDFSHLISKQLATTRIDSKEAAGEIVPNLCRPYDFVFHSRDPEELGKLDFPGRKQYLDQLRDTREAIYETKDIEPGEDRLLVDRRAVIADLEEDLKSIENCLSSLSSSECTDLSNDSGSYMVIEDKTKLPLDYIRKPLVPFEEMRRARFHAAVVDVNAEDEDPYRMLPFSGQHKAQADMLGPKDMFFTFSTRLRNSLRLRLEVPVPDVRRTLLGPGNRKYYGAVITDLDENYIEELKSRATIKSFKFKTSIQLLKDAMRLKYEALLIQGQMVRTKIYDRMNERHWVGMKNTKILYEALFAKWKKKEYNAAMTMVYQVKSYYETTDKLKQEYRNLERELMMLNMDIVFIEGHWIRCIMLQNFHYLMGDQDWRAERDWIHLVPKSERRGSSEGQIDEEQCPEHAAKKVDVGDEDLELEPYDVSIAKRTTVNIRVRDKDDAWAIRAFYYDVYMQKVHPILQVFPDAESFLQGVESLKNKTFMLLLEMHFTMSIHTELQGRLEAFIDWCTKELKEKQEYVARKSAKKFFMEDRAKEMEERVHHYLGRPIEETIADEDFNKHRAVLAEVWRRVVADSVRGTSDVLPSAADMVAAISDVVMEILSKFENMEIEKVRSVEANLRKGRRYREKLSYQAYQVERRIEMEMKKVRRNLEPPFRKPKREGRLPRLFLKRRVIPEEREVLAISENTKNFVRAFREDGYTGDQITHTSLLTVDNMQEQIVPFYFDHFLKINGYTPNYNFRTNVDLRDGPEFNRLKVCEVLPDVLARLETWETMHKKIMEENIQRNPKMYENVI, encoded by the exons ATGGCATACACGAAG GTTCTTGACCCCGATGATCCTAACTTGGACCTGTTTCCACCAGAGCCGCTGCTTGTGAGAAGGCGGGAACGTCAAAGCGCAGTCAAGGAATTCGTAGGTCAGCGGCTTGGCCTGCACTACCACCGCCGGCTACGCAAGAACTTGAAAATTGTTAAGCCCAAGCCGGTATACAATGTTAAGAAGTTTAATCTCATCCGCTACGTTTTTCCTGAGAAAGCACTTGTCCCAGACGGTCGCGTCCCTGTTGAAGAAATGGAGGTACTGGACGCCACCAAGGTCAACACAACCCTAGAGTATCTCGATCTAAAGCAGCAGCTGGCCAAGTCCAAGCGccagaaaaaaaaactggCCCGCATGCAGCTGCTCGGCCTGCCCTGCATTGAGAAGGAGCAGCTAAGGGCGGCAGATCCTTGTCTGGAGGTCGAGGAGGAGCTGGATGTCGATTGGGTGCCGACTCCAGAGCCTCCGTACAATGAGAGCGAAAGTCACCATAGACAGGAGGGTGGATGCAACCGACCGACACACTCACAGGCAGCAGGCCACACTAGCACCACTGGGAACTCTGGCTTTATCGGCTTCCATCACGTGTCTGCTGGCCAGGAAAGCGTCGACCGCGGACGGTCAACCGGCGGCATGGAGTCGCAACCGGCACGTTGGCGCGGAAATATGCCGGCACCCAAGGAGAGGGAGAAGACCCTGACAATACACCCGAGACGGAAGCGCGATTATGCCACCGAGCGTGTTCCTTCTGCAATTTTTAGCGAGGTGATGCAGAATTCTCTACTGCCGCTCCTAGAGCAACCGGAACCTGAGAAGCTCCGCTTTGCCAATGTAAGGACGAAAAAGCGCCCGTATACAGAAATATTAGAGGCCAGACACCACCACGACCATTGGGCGCCGACTCAAGTGAAAAATGTACACGTACAGTATCAGCCGAAGACCGTTCTTCCCGAGGTTACAAAGGTGGCGAATAAGGTCCGGGAACCGGTGGTAAAGTTTGAGAAGGCTAATCCGCCCAGCACCAAGTATGTGGACAAGGATCTAACCATGCCCAGCTACGACTTTAGCCATTTGATTTCCAAACAGCTGGCTACCACCCGCATTGACAGCAAAGAGGCTGCCGGCGAAATAGTGCCTAACCTTTGTCGACCATACGACTTCGTCTTTCACTCGCGGGATCCCGAAGAGTTGGGCAAACTAGACTTTCCGGGTCGCAAACAGTATCTGGACCAGCTGCGTGACACCCGCGAAGCAATTTACGAGACCAAGGACATCGAACCTGGCGAAGATCGCCTATTAGTAGATCGTCGCGCAGTGATCGCGGACCTTGAGGAGGATCTCAAGAGCATTGAAAACTGCCTTAGCTCATTGAGCAGCTCCGAGTGCACTGATCTGTCTAACGACAGTGGCAGCTACATGGTGATCGAGGATAAGACTAAGTTGCCCCTGGATTACATACGAAAACCACTGGTGCCATTCGAGGAAATGCGACGCGCACGCTTCCACGCGGCGGTAGTTGACGTGAATGCCGAGGACGAGGATCCCTACCGTATGCTGCCATTTTCGGGTCAGCACAAGGCGCAGGCCGATATGCTGGGTCCCAAGGATATGTTTTTTACCTTCAGCACTCGGCTGCGAAACAGCTTAAGGTTGCGACTGGAGGTGCCCGTACCGGACGTCCGCAGGACACTGCTTGGACCCGGGAACCGCAAGTACTACGGGGCAGTGATCACCGATCTTGACGAGAACTATATTGAGGAGTTAAAAAGCCGCGCCACCATTAAGTCTTTCAAGTTCAAAACCAGTATTCAGTTGCTTAAGGACGCCATGCGTTTGAAGTACGAGGCCCTGTTGATTCAAGGGCAAATGGTGCGCACCAAGATATACGATCGCATGAACGAGCGACACTGGGTGGGTATGAAGAATACCAAGATCTTGTACGAGGCGTTGTTCGCCAAGTGGAAGAAGAAGGAGTATAACGCGGCCATGACGATGGTGTATCAGGTGAAGTCGTATTACGAGACCACTGACAAACTGAAGCAGGAGTACCGGAATCTAGAGCGCGAGTTGATGATGCTCAACATGGATATTGTTTTTATCGAGGGCCACTGGATCCGGTGTATTATGCTGCAGAACTTCCACTACCTAATGGGGGACCAGGATTGGCGAGCGGAGCGCGACTGGATACATCTGGTCCCCAAAAGTGAGCGCCGCGGCAGTTCCGAAGGCCAGATTGACGAGGAGCAATGCCCGGAGCATGCAGCTAAGAAAGTGGATGTGGGTGATGAAGACTTGGAACTGGAGCCTTACGACGTATCGATCGCAAAGCGAACCACCGTCAATATTCGGGTGCGCGACAAGGACGACGCCTGGGCCATCCGCGCCTTCTACTACGACGTCTACATGCAAAAGGTCCACCCAATCCTGCAAGTCTTCCCTGACGCAGAGTCCTTCTTGCAGGGCGTCGAGAGCCTTAAGAACAAAACCTTTATGCTGCTTCTGGAAATGCACTTTACAATGTCCATTCACACCGAGCTGCAGGGCCGACTGGAGGCCTTTATAGATTGGTGCACCAAAGAACTCAAGGAAAAGCAGGAGTACGTTGCTCGCAAATCAgcgaaaaaattttttatggaGGATCGCGcaaaggagatggaggagagGGTCCACCACTACCTTGGACGGCCCATCGAGGAGACGATTGCGGACGAGGATTTCAACAAACACCGCGCCGTCTTAGCCGAGGTGTGGCGCCGAGTGGTCGCAGACTCGGTTCGCGGTACCAGCGATGTCCTGCCCAGTGCTGCTGACATGGTGGCCGCCATAAGCGACGTGGTCATGGAGATCCTTTCAAAGTTCGAAAACATGGAAATTGAGAAGGTCCGTTCCGTAGAAGCCAACTTGCGAAAAGGACGCCGCTACAGAGAAAAGCTCTCCTACCAGGCCTATCAAGTTGAGCGGCGCATTGAAATGGAGATGAAGAAGGTGCGCCGCAACTTGGAACCCCCCTTTAGAAAGCCGAAGCGAGAGGGACGCCTTCCAAGGCTCTTCCTCAAGAGGAGGGTCATTCCGGAGGAAAGAGAGGTCCTTGCTATCTCTGAGAACACAAAGAACTTTGTGCGTGCTTTCAGGGAGGACGGTTACACAGGCGACCAGATTACTCACACCTCCTTGTTGACAGTTGACAATATGCAGGAGCAGATAGTGCCCTTCTATTTTGACCACTTCCTGAAAATCAACGGCTACACGCCCAATTACAACTTTAGGACAAACGTAGACTTGCGTGATGGACCAGAGTTTAATCGCCTGAAGGTATGTGAAGTCCTACCAGATGTCCTGGCCAGGCTAGAGACTTGGGAGACGATGCACAAGAAAATTATGGAGGAAAACATCCAGAGAAACCCGAAAATGTATGAGAACGTCATCTAG